The genomic region TAGAATGTATTCCTAATTTTAGCGAAGGTAGAGATACAGAAAAAATAGAGAAAATCGTTAATCCTTTTAGAACTACAGATGGTGTTAAACTTTTAGATTATTCAGCCGATAAAGATCATAATCGACTTGTAATAACTGCACTAGGAGGACCAGAAGAATTAAAAGAGGCTGTTTTTAAAGCTTCCCAAATAGCTGTAGATATAATTGACTTGAATAAACATGAGGGAGAACATCCACGAATGGGGGCAGTAGATGTTGTTCCATTTACTCCTGTTAAAAATGTAGAAATGGAAGAAGCAATAGAACTTTCAAAAGAAGTTGGAAAAAAATTATCTGAAAAATTAGATTTACCAATTTATCTTTATGAAGAATCTGCTAGTAATTCTCAAAGAAAAAATTTAGCAAATATTAGAAAAGGAGAATTTGAAGACTTTTCTGAGAAAATAAAAAAAGAGGAATGGAAACCTGATTATGGAAAAGCAGAAATACATCCAACAGCTGGAGCTACTGTAGTTGGTGCAAGAATGCCTTTAGTAGCCTTTAATATTAATCTTGATACAGATAATCTTGATATTGCAAATAAAATTGCTAAAAAAGTAAGACATTCAAGTGGAGGTTTACGCTATTGTAAAGCAATTGGAGTAGAATTAAAAGAAAGAGGTATTGTTCAGGTTTCAATGAATATGACCAATTATACTAAAACAGCTTTATACCAAACTTTTGAAATGGTAAAATTTGAAGCTGAAAGATATGGTATTAATATAATTGGTAGTGAATTAATAGGTTTGCTGCCAGCTCAAGCTTTATATGATGTAGCTGAATATTATCTAAAATTAGAAGACTTTACTACTGATCAAATTATGGAAAATAGATTATTGGAAGATCTATAATGAGTAAAAAAATATTAAAAAATATTGGTGAATTATTGACCTGTTCTGAAAAATTAGATAATAATGATTTAGGAATAATTGAAAATGCTGCATTAGTTATTGAAAATGATATAAT from Halanaerobiales bacterium harbors:
- the ftcD gene encoding glutamate formimidoyltransferase, whose product is MSEKKLLECIPNFSEGRDTEKIEKIVNPFRTTDGVKLLDYSADKDHNRLVITALGGPEELKEAVFKASQIAVDIIDLNKHEGEHPRMGAVDVVPFTPVKNVEMEEAIELSKEVGKKLSEKLDLPIYLYEESASNSQRKNLANIRKGEFEDFSEKIKKEEWKPDYGKAEIHPTAGATVVGARMPLVAFNINLDTDNLDIANKIAKKVRHSSGGLRYCKAIGVELKERGIVQVSMNMTNYTKTALYQTFEMVKFEAERYGINIIGSELIGLLPAQALYDVAEYYLKLEDFTTDQIMENRLLEDL